From a region of the Synchiropus splendidus isolate RoL2022-P1 chromosome 12, RoL_Sspl_1.0, whole genome shotgun sequence genome:
- the ino80e gene encoding INO80 complex subunit E isoform X1 — translation MNGQTDVEVDYKRKYKNLKRKLKFLVYEQEYFQEELRRARRKLLKVSRDKSFLLDRLLQYERIDEDSSDSDATVSSDSEGEGIREREREREAAKKRRISPGACLPSSSSTHLSLLSRQGVNPLQSSGSGPYLHTMPFPPEYLAPPAERVKKEKKTKTTKNKKDATGKVVAPLSANYPSAPAASSAAGGPFSWVPRQMLSGDAAEEDGDSDVDSDRDEDRGEGDEAELVIDIPNE, via the exons ATGAACGGCCAAACGGACGTCGAAGTGGACTACAAGAGGAAGTACAAAAACCTGAAGCGAAAATTGAAATTTCTAGTCTAT GAGCAGGAATActttcaggaggagctgagaagGGCGCGGAGGAAACTTCTCAAAGTCTCCAGAGACAAAAG ctttctTCTGGATAGGCTGCTGCAATACGAACGGATTGATGAAGACTCTTCAG ATTCAGATGCAACTGTTTCGTCCGACAGTGAAGGGGAAGGTATCAGGGAGCGGGAAAGAGAACGGGAGGCAGCAAAGAA ACGCAGGATCAGTCCAGGAGCGTGTcttccatcctcctcatccactcACCTCTCTCTGCTGTCCAGACAAGGGGTCAACCCCCTGCAGTCGTCAGGCTCGGGACCCTACCTCCACACC ATGCCCTTCCCACCAGAATATTTGGCTCCCCCAGCTGAAAGagtgaagaaagagaaaaaaacaaagacgacaaaaaacaagaaagacGCCACGGGGAAG GTTGTTGCACCGCTGTCAGCTAATTACCCATCAGCCCCTGCagcctcctcagcagcaggcggGCCCTTCAGCTGGGTGCCCAGACAGATGCTGAGCGGAGACGCTGCCGAGGAGGACGGGGACAGTGACGTGGACAGCGACAGAGATGAAGACCGAGGGGAAGGAGACGAGGCCGAGCTTGTCATCGATATCCCGAATGAGTGA
- the ino80e gene encoding INO80 complex subunit E isoform X2, which yields MNGQTDVEVDYKRKYKNLKRKLKFLVYEQEYFQEELRRARRKLLKVSRDKSFLLDRLLQYERIDEDSSDSDATVSSDSEGEGIREREREREAAKKRRISPGACLPSSSSTHLSLLSRQGVNPLQSSGSGPYLHTVVAPLSANYPSAPAASSAAGGPFSWVPRQMLSGDAAEEDGDSDVDSDRDEDRGEGDEAELVIDIPNE from the exons ATGAACGGCCAAACGGACGTCGAAGTGGACTACAAGAGGAAGTACAAAAACCTGAAGCGAAAATTGAAATTTCTAGTCTAT GAGCAGGAATActttcaggaggagctgagaagGGCGCGGAGGAAACTTCTCAAAGTCTCCAGAGACAAAAG ctttctTCTGGATAGGCTGCTGCAATACGAACGGATTGATGAAGACTCTTCAG ATTCAGATGCAACTGTTTCGTCCGACAGTGAAGGGGAAGGTATCAGGGAGCGGGAAAGAGAACGGGAGGCAGCAAAGAA ACGCAGGATCAGTCCAGGAGCGTGTcttccatcctcctcatccactcACCTCTCTCTGCTGTCCAGACAAGGGGTCAACCCCCTGCAGTCGTCAGGCTCGGGACCCTACCTCCACACC GTTGTTGCACCGCTGTCAGCTAATTACCCATCAGCCCCTGCagcctcctcagcagcaggcggGCCCTTCAGCTGGGTGCCCAGACAGATGCTGAGCGGAGACGCTGCCGAGGAGGACGGGGACAGTGACGTGGACAGCGACAGAGATGAAGACCGAGGGGAAGGAGACGAGGCCGAGCTTGTCATCGATATCCCGAATGAGTGA